The Apium graveolens cultivar Ventura chromosome 10, ASM990537v1, whole genome shotgun sequence nucleotide sequence AACACAACCCTATAATTAACATTTTTGTTTTCAAGGACACAGGTAAATATTTGGGAGGAATCAATGAATTTCTATTGAACAAAAATCAAATATACAGACCACTACTGAAAGAGTTTAAGATATAACAAAACAATGCAGGTTTGTAGACTCGTGTTGGCATGGGGAATATCTATACATCAAAGCTAACCATACCATATCCATACACAATACCAAAGTTTATCGACAAAGCTGACTACAGAGTCCCCTGATCTGAGACGAGGTTGCATCCGCCTGTGTGTACGTCCTGGTTCTATTGTTGTTTGAACACGTTAAGCTAAGCTGGTCACCGGCTTGCTGAGACTGAAAAATCAATGTACATCCATAAGTTACATGTTTATGTATATACATTTAGAATACTTAAAAGACTAGAGTACAAGTAGCATACTAGATACAGTTTTTTTTTACATTCTATCAGTAGTCCAGTGATGCTGTAACTATGGATAAGAAGTAATTCATATGAACTAAATATAGAATGACGAACAATGGCGGACACACACAGTGGCCAGGGTATGCTTCGGCCTGTGCTGGATTTTCTGGGccattaaattattattttttgtaaAACAAACCCGTGTCCAAAAGTCTGTCAAGAAGGCTAGCCCATTTACCTTTTGCTTTGTGCATACTGCATCTAGCCCATTTACCTTTTGCTTTGTGCATACTACATCTATTTGTTGTATTATTGTCTTAAAACATAAATGAGCACACAAAACAGAGTCTACCCCTCTCTGCTAAAGACCTAGGTGTCCAAAGAAATTACTGATTTATAAGAAGCCTCTACACATATTAGGTGTTTTCGGTATAATATTTTGACCTATTACTCTGTATTGGTTAAAAAGAATCCAGTGCGCCTCCCTGCCTAAACTTGCTTCGTCAGCCACTGATGACAAACATAAATATTTTGTGTTTTGACTGCAGCCTCATGCTTTGACATGAAAACCTTTGTAAAGTAACAGATACCACataaatgtgaaacaaaatttagAGCTCAAACTTGTCATTTACCAAGCATTACATGGCTTGCCCATGAGATACTTTGTTGCCCAAGTTGAAAAAAGAGAAAActcataaatgtttcttaccaTGCAAGATACAGGCTGTGTATTGCAGCTCCACCTCGAGGTAGGTACACAGCTCAGATAATGGCACCAAGAACAATTATCATTCAAATTGACTCCACGAAGAACCATAACCAAGGCGGCCACTAACCTGAAAATATTAAGAAAGCTTTTTAAATGAAACAGGGAAACTGACCTGTGAAAGATTAAATTCGTCAACATTATCGCGCCTGTATTATTCATATAACCACTCCTGGCATACTGTACTGTTTAGCTAAAATTACAGTACAAATAAGTTTAGTTTCTTTATTATGCAGGCTGCAGGTCCGCCAGAATTCATGTTATATGTCAACATCAGGATCCCATTTCAAAAGTTCTGTCATTTCTTCTACTTGTATTTGGTTGCAGGTAGTGGGGACTGGGTAGAAGGAAACTGAAAAGTAGAAGACGGCAAGAAGGTAAAAAAAGAGGAAAAAGTTAATGGAGCTCACCACACAACAACAAGGATCAGAGAAATGATCCAAAGTCCGCGCTGATACATCTTAAATTTTGATTTGACTGGCATTGTAGAATGTTGAGCATATCTTTGGCTAATCCAACCAAACTGTGGGCGGATCAGAAGCACAAAACCAAGAAGGAAACCAGCAATGAACCCTCCAAGATGAGCAAAGTTGTCAACATTAGGTAGAATACCAACTGCTAGATTGATAGCGATTATGACTACAAGGGTAAGAAGAGCTGCTGCCTGAACATACAAACATGGATCGTAAGATAATAGGTCCCTTTCATAAGTAACCAAATTATTCTTAAAAAATAAACAGTTCAGCAGGTACCTTGTTAGCATAAATTGTCCAATTAGTGATGAGTTCAGATAGCATTCCTCCTAGTAGTCCAAAAAGGGCACCAGATGCACCAACAGATATATTTGTTTGAATAAAAAGAGCAGAGAGTAAACTCCCGCCAAATCCAGATATGATATAAAGCAAAGCAATGCGCACTGCAAAGAAAGGTCAGCCATGATCACAAGCCTTAAGAAGATGGTGTACAAGTAAACCAGCAAGTCTTTCACAGAGAAAGTTTCTAGAATTTCTTTTGCCACAAGAAAGAAGCAAAGGAAAATTCAAGAAACTACACATGAAAACTATCTACTTTGTGTCATACTCAAAATACCACAGAAATCAGAGCAATCAACTCCTTGGGTGTGTAAAAGTACACATTAGCATGTCCAAGCATATTTCTGAGAAAAAGATGTGATTACTCGGTAAACAACAAAGTCTTGTTTTTTTGGAGGTACCAACTACTTCGCATATTTATTTTCTTTGAAAGTTCTACTCTACTCATATCACATCCACTAGTATATTGATCAGAAGCACTGACCCTGTATTATAGAATTGCATTTTCTTATATTCACATATATGGAAAAATTAATATAGATATAGGCTTTTAGTTTCATATAAGCAAGTTGTCTAATATTTAAGACAACAGTAGCTAAAAATCTCTCTTCTTGCCATTACTTCAACACATACATTGGAAAAGTATTGAGTAGATTGTAACCAAAATCAAATTATATGTACAAGGGTGCAATAATAGAAGTCCATTAGAACATACCAAAACCGAATTCTTGTTCAAGACGAATGCCAATAGCCAAAAGACTCAACATGTTGGCAAGTAGATGAAAAACTCCTCCATGTAACCACATGCAACTGATAAGACGCCACCCTTGATCTCCGTCAACCACTTTACTCACTTCTAAACCACCCATCTTTCCTAACCTGAAGGAAAGAAACAATACAGAGCTTGTCATAGGCCATGTATACAGTACAATCTTTTATAATCCAGCTAATAAAATTAGCAACGGACAGCCTTCCTCCACAACATTTCTCTAACCATCATAGGAAGCATTTTTGTAAGCTTAGCTGTGTACAAATAGTGAATAACTTTATTACTGCAATCTAATAAAAATCTGAATCATGTCTATCTCACTTATATAGAACAAT carries:
- the LOC141690123 gene encoding RHOMBOID-like protein 2, whose amino-acid sequence is MAEPHPSDIRIRVNSKRNVNVIHPVEVGDAPLLPSAAANSTDHQASNGYTEIKQFKKWVSWLIPLFVVANIIMFVITMYVNNCPKNSVDCVADFLGRFSFQPFKENPLLGPSSETLGKMGGLEVSKVVDGDQGWRLISCMWLHGGVFHLLANMLSLLAIGIRLEQEFGFVRIALLYIISGFGGSLLSALFIQTNISVGASGALFGLLGGMLSELITNWTIYANKAAALLTLVVIIAINLAVGILPNVDNFAHLGGFIAGFLLGFVLLIRPQFGWISQRYAQHSTMPVKSKFKMYQRGLWIISLILVVVWLVAALVMVLRGVNLNDNCSWCHYLSCVPTSRWSCNTQPVSCMSQQAGDQLSLTCSNNNRTRTYTQADATSSQIRGLCSQLCR